From the genome of Nicotiana tabacum cultivar K326 chromosome 2, ASM71507v2, whole genome shotgun sequence:
gaagatcatattgagcttggttgACGATTGGAGAGAAGATTGCAAAGGTATATTAAAGAACTTCCTTCATTCTTTTGgtatgatctaaagtgaaatgaatataaacgatacgctattttataacggatctactcctaacaactaaggttgtccatgtttctttccttataaagttattctaagaaagtatgtatggtccttgaatcctattgaggttcatattgatggcaTGGGGCCTGATTGGCTCCAATTTTGAGAAGATCTCAGCGATGTTTCATCTATATACACTCTATAATGAACGATTCTTGCATTTTCGGTCCAATTCATGGATGTTGGACCCAACTAGGGTTTAAAATTTCTTTCACTCCTTTACCGGCTCTGTTATGGATTGCATGTTATCTTTTATTTCCTTATATATGtttaattgattgttttccttgtttgttcgtcctaatctgtcactatataaacccaCTTTCCTGTTTCCCCTAAAAGACAAGaattattataatattatttttttaacacCGCATTCTGGAATTGAAAACAAGTATATGAATCCATTGCTTCTACGTATGTTCTATTTTTGAGCTGTTATATATACCTgcttcaattttatatttttttatattattttgagATAATACATAGTTACCCCACTAAGGTTTTCTCACTTTACCAGTTGTACCCTTATATTTTGCGGGGCTCCTATTACCCCATCCCCCATATTTGTTAGAATTATAATAAGTACAATCTTTCCCGCCAATCCCAGTTTCAAAAGAAAAGGTACAAATCGCGCACCAATCATTGCTTGCCAcgtgtaatttttttttcaagttacTTTTTTATTtgtcttattttattatttttctcgtACATTTCCTTTCTCTTTTATCTCTCTATCTATTTTTCTTCACCATTTTCTCCCACTTATAAACGGTGGAAATGATTTAGCAAAAATATGGCATCACCGGAATCACCATTTTTTCCGGTGAGAAACAttgtaagaaaaaaaaaagggtaaaagaaagaaaagaaaaggaaagaaaaagaaaaagtaaaatgaAAAGGAGAAAACATCCAAAATAAGATTTGCTTATAGTCGGAATCATCAACTTTTCCGACGAGTAATACAGCAAGGAAGacaaatataaaaagaaaaaagaaaaaaaaaaaaagaagaaagaaaagacttTAATAGAGACAGgatagaaaagaacaaaaaaggtagaaggaaagaaaatgagagaagTGAGCTGGGGTGTAAAAATGGGGATGGAGTAATAAGGGAGAAGTaaacaaaaaagagaataaaataaaagaaaaagaagaccgaaaaataaaacttaaaaaaaactaaatttttaGAGCATCCACGTGTGGTTTAGCCGGTGCAAATCAAAGCAAGTGCCAcatcaactcaaaatatgatactTATTATACTTCTAACAAATACAGAGAAATGTGTTATAGGACTCCCGCAAAGTATGAGAGTGCAACCGGTAATAATCTGAATGGTAATTATGTACTATccctattattttttaaaaattgatgGATTTATATAACCAAAGAGTAGAACACTTGCTTGCAGTTCCGTGACCAGATTGGAACAATAATAAGATAGTGTGTGTTAAAATCAGTAAAAACAGTAATGACGTAAATAGTTCTTTACAATGAATAATAATACATTAAGGGTCATTTGCGATTTTTAGTACGAGCAGCAAAGGAGTTTTTATTTTTTCGATTGATTAAAACCAAAAGCTCGAAAAGAAATAAAATCaacaaaatgaaaaggaaaaaaaacttatGCTTGGCGGTGGACGTAGTTAAGGGTGTGGGGTGATTGTATGCTGGTGAAAATTGTATGCGAAGCAGGGCCGGACTCAATTTTCATTATCTTCCTCCTCCTTCCATTTCCGCTTTCCCTTCCTAATCCTTAGGAGATCGTGGGCCTtgttttttaatacaaatatatgACCGACCTGCCTAATAAGCTTCGCTATGTGCTACCTGATTCACAAAACAAGGATTGGATCAATTGTAAGACATGTAAAGTTTCAATGACTCAACAAAATCATTAACTCAGTTTATCAGAAATAGTACACGATCTTCGTTGGGACTTCTTTTTTCAATAAAGACTTATTGCCATTTCATGCTTAACATCAAACCAACTTAATACTGTAACTTTAAGAAGATCATTACTAGTAACAATTCAGGTGACCTAGAGTTTTTGTTCGATTTGCGCTTGATTATGAATTAATTCTTACTTTAAATATTTTGGACATCATAAAACTTTATTACAATTTACAACGATCAATTTATGATGTCATAAAATTCATACAAGCTAATATGATATCAATTTTGCTAAAGCTGAAGGGAAGTGCAAGTATTTGGCTTAACAAAACACAAGATACAATAACTAATTACTATGCTGGGAATACTTGTCCTACTTTCAGCTTGAGTTATCCTAAAAGTTTATTCACTTTCTCTTATAAAATTCTCTATAGTAATAAGtagttttcattattttattctAAACAATGTTGATTTTTTTGGACTTTacaatttttacttttatttttctaCTTAAAAGGttgtttgcctttttcttttgatCATGGGCTTCAATCATGCAATTGGGTTGGCACTCTTGTGGACAGGGTCCactatataataaataaagtccaACAGAAGATGCATGGAAATCAAGTACTCACGTCCATAATAGTAGCCCTACAGAAAAGTTTGTGTGGGCCCTTTGCACTCTCACCTTTTACATGGGCCCATTTCTCCCTCGTTAGAACAAGTATCCTATGAAATGTGCAGGTCATaaatagagaaaataaaaatcaagattaAAAATTATACTAAAAATTTAATGGAGTGTTAAATTACAGTTAActtgtagtagtagtagtagtagtagtagtagtagtacgaATATTTCATATACACAGCTACATAAtcttatttttgaaagattctgGTAGAGATATTAGGTAGAATTTTGAGAGATTGAGGAGTAGGAAATCTATTGCTTTATTCTTATCTTAATCTATCCACAGAGGttgaaacaaagaatcaaacaaagGGAATGATAAAAAGTTAGAAGATTACCATTTAGCATTAACAAAAATAGCAACATACTATCTGATAACCCAAAATCTTTACAGCCGTATCCTCATCTCATTAGAGTCTAAAGAAAAGATCCTATAATCAAGCCTGGTAATTTGTACTTAACCATTctcaccccacccccaccccacccctaaattaattattatggaTATTTAATTCCAAAATTGGCATCTCTTATCTTTGATCTTCAAATCCTTTCTCCTTCCGACCATTCTTCTTCAAAACGCCTGCATATTCCACAGAAAACATATTCAATTCTtgaaattaaagagttaaacaTACTCCTATGAAAACCAAGAAAACTACTTGACACTTGTATGTACTAGCAAGTGTTCAGTGGCCGTACCAAAGCTTGATAAAATGAtaaatcaattcatttccagAAAACACTTCAGAAATCACATGGAAAACTATAGTAGTACAACAGAACTAGAAACTGCAATCTGGGGCGATTAAAATGGCTTTTTTTTACCtcgaaagaagtgaaatttcatAGCAAAACAAAGACTTGTTCAGAAAATCACAAAATGAGTGACTCAATTCATTTTCAGAACACAACTCAGAAATCACATGGGGAACTATATGCAGTCAGTATAACTAGAAACCGCAATTCAGGGCCAGAAAAAATGTAATTTTTTCCTCGAAAGAAATGAAACTTCATACAAGAACCAATAGCAAATCATATTCTGTTATTCTTTTTTATATACACTGTAAAATtgtaaaaaaggaaaggaaagacgACAATAATTATAGGGAGAAATACAATATGGGAGGGATGAGATACCGGTGCTACAATATTCTGAAAAAAACAACAATATTCGACCTTATGAAGCATCAATCCGAATTAATGAAGCTAAATTAGAGTCAAGTGAATTTCAGACACCGATAGTAAAAACAAATCAGGGAGAAATAAAATAGAACAAAAGAATTTACCATCTGATTTGCAATGGGGAGGATCttcaaaaagagaaagagaaagctgCTTATGAGCCAAACCAATATCAAAAAGTATAAGACCAGAGGAAGGATTATCAACCATAATTCCTTTAACTGGTAACCATACAAAAAGCTCTTGTTGAGAAAGGCCTTCAACTCCAGCAAGTGAACCATAAGTGAGATTAGCCTTCACTACACTGTCATAAAAGGCCATAGTATCAAATTTAGTCAAACAAGGCCCATCTAGAAACACTTCAAGAAGCCCAGTATCTGAAAAATTGTAAGATTTCActtctttaggaagaagacctGCTGGTAAGCCTTTAGATTTAAGGAGATCATGAATTGACTTAGCCCCTTCACACTGTGAAAAacacaacaagaagaagaaaaagaacaaaagcaAGAGTAAAACTAGTGGAAATTGGTTTTGAAGAAATGCCataatgagagagagagagactcttTTTTTCAGGATGGTTTAATGTGTGGTTTAAGGAAATGTGGAGGGAGTTATGagaaaaggaaacaaaaagaCTGTTTAGGAAAAGGAGGATTTCAAGGCTGATTTTACTAACAGCAGCGCGGATCTTCTGTTAAATTCACCGGAATCCAATAATTCTAATAAGTATTACTAGGTTTTTATAAGGAAATGcacaacaagaaaaaaaaaaaaaaaaaaaaactttgtaCTAAGAACTTtaacattttgatttattaaataaaaattctgAATCCGCCCGTTTCATTTCGATTGACTGATTTTGTTTGGTTTGGGCCTTAACGACttctaattatattttttatccTTACTATAAGATCCTGGGGTCACTTGAATTATTATTCTGCGTCACGCTGGCTATTATATGGAGTATACTTTGTGCTTTTGCAAAATCTGATATCATTATCCTCCCAATAATTTACAAGGAAACTTCCAATTCTCCTGGCTATATGGATATTTTCCAACGTAACAtcaatttttgtttttaattttattttactccGTATTTATTTTAGGATTAACTCTTCTCTACGTAAACatcatttgattttctttatcCGTACTAGGTATCATTATTCAACGTGGTCTCAAATAATGATGACAATTTATTCTAATAATATTGAcaatttgttttctattttcttaaATAGATGTAATTCTACTCCTTTATACATAACACTATGCAAAGCGTAACTAAAAACAACTTCtttctttatattattttattatttgaaataatAGAAAAAGTCTAACCCTACTAAAAGTGGCTTTCACCTCCTCCCGTTTCTTTCATTCAACGACTAGGCAACTCGAattactttttttattattattttactgaATTGATCCCACCGGAACAAAATTCACTGGATTGATACGTGTACATTCCGAAGTCACTCGAGCGAAGCGATAGGTTGTACACAAAAGTGTCTTACCCTATTGGCATGTGGTTAGGAAGGGTTTTACCTTTGGATCCCTATGTTAAAGGGGCCAAAGTCCAAAGACCACGGACTAGCCACGGAGCTTGGACACGATTTTCTGATTGAAGATCCATGGATCACAGACGATACTTCCCATGGCCTTTCGTCTTTAAAAGCGCCCTTCCTTTTTAATGCCCGGGCATCCATTCAATGCGTTTTTTTTCTTGTACCTTATGTAGGCTTGCAAAATATATGTTAGAAAAACGATACACCGAACATCAACCCAAT
Proteins encoded in this window:
- the LOC107777930 gene encoding uncharacterized protein LOC107777930; translation: MAFLQNQFPLVLLLLLFFFFFLLCFSQCEGAKSIHDLLKSKGLPAGLLPKEVKSYNFSDTGLLEVFLDGPCLTKFDTMAFYDSVVKANLTYGSLAGVEGLSQQELFVWLPVKGIMVDNPSSGLILFDIGLAHKQLSLSLFEDPPHCKSDGVLKKNGRKEKGFEDQR